The Primulina tabacum isolate GXHZ01 chromosome 7, ASM2559414v2, whole genome shotgun sequence genome includes a window with the following:
- the LOC142550695 gene encoding uncharacterized protein LOC142550695 has translation MAELVRLITTTVEQVLAQNPDNNPPPGEDREAQRQEIQRLREEMERLREERNEPPPPLLLARGIPFSAEILAIELPQNFRFPNVGEYDDSGDPEEHLSRPGTIKTFQDFGRAFLHQFASSKKHLLTALSLFNVKQQEQESLRDFVKRFNKMVIDVPSATPDILISAFTQGLRGYNFFKSLVKKPPATFEELLARAEKYMNVEEVQMARKSEPKASAKATQDVRPTDLMPRVGRFEPPTLLGQFAAYKPLKVNKARAFELCDERQLIRRPRSSDRGPRNPRSERYCGFHKDYGHTTDECHHLNQEIERIIQRDPEMKAILASPGGEH, from the exons ATGGCAGAGCTCGTCCGGCTGATCACAACGACTGTCGAACAAGTCTTGGCCCAAAACCCAGACAACAATCCTCCTCCAGGAGAGGATCGTGAAGCTCAGAGGCAAGAGATACAAAGATTAAGGGAGGAGATGGAACGTCTTAGAGAAGAGAGGAATGAACCCCCTCCTCCACTCCTTCTGGCTCGAGGGATCCCTTTCTCGGCCGAGATATTGGCTATCGAATtgcctcaaaatttcagattccCTAACGTCggagaatacgacgactcggggGATCCGGAAGAGCATCTATCCCG GCCGGGGACCATCAAAACTTTTCAAGACTTCGGAAGAGCTTTTCTCCACCAATTTGCAAGCAGCAAGAAACATCTATTGACGGCTCTGAGTTTGTTCAATgtcaaacaacaagaacaggaGAGCCTACGAGATTTTGTTAAGAGGTTCAACAAGATGGTCATCGATGTTCCCTCGGCTACTCCGGATATACTGATCAGTGCCTTTACACAAGGGCTAAGAGGTTATAATTTCTTCAAGTCGTTGGTGAAAAAGCCCCCAGCTACTTTCGAAGAACTCTTGGCGAGAGCAGAGAAGTATATGAACGTGGAAGAAGTACAAATGGCTAGGAAAAGTGAACCGAAGGCCTCGGCCAAAGCTACGCAAGACGTTCGACCCACCGACCTCATGCCAAGGGTCGGACGTTTCGAACCACCTACGCTGCTTGGGCAATTCGCCGCTTACAAACCTTTGAAAGTCAACAAAGCCCGAGCATTTGAACTATGTGATGAACGACAACTCATTCGAAGACCTCGGAGTAGTGATAGAGGACCTCGTAACCCCAGGTCAGAAAGGTATTGTGGATTTCACAAGGATTATGGTCATACTACCGATGAATGTCATCATTTGAATCAAGAAATAGAACGGATCATCCAGAGAGATCCAGAAATGAAAGCAATTCTAGCCAGTCCAGGTGGTGAACACTGA
- the LOC142551330 gene encoding RAN GTPase-activating protein 2-like gives MDAVTSNGEHGYAAVKLWPPSQNTRQMLVDRLTNNISTPTSFTRKYGCLNEIVALKYAKQIENFAFGSASKLDEQEPDSDGTSAVQLYVRECSNLCLEVLKGGSSITMIEEQDTVDSKADCAFHETFFDISKGKRAFIEEDEAQTLLSPLKEPNNFYTRIRFSNRSFGLGASHVAGPILASIKNQLKEVDLSDFVAGRAEAEALDVMQIFSEALEGSQLMYLNLSDNALGEKGVRAFSLLLQSQTCLEELYLINDGISEEAARAVCELLPSTEKLRVLHFHNNMTGDEGAIAISEILKRCPLLEDFRCSSTRVGSEGGVALAEALAKCNNLKKLDIRDNMFGVEVSIKLTEAVKNKENLTEIYLSYLNLEDEGASAIANALEVTAPSLEVLEMAGNDISAKAAQSLAACIARKKSLVKLNLSENDLKDSGALLISKAFGEEHDKLKEVDLSQNSLRRAASRTLAQDLADKPGFKLLNINGNFISDEGIDELKDMFKKHPDKLGPLDENDPDGEDFDDGDGDGDGRDDLEAKLKSLDVNQEE, from the coding sequence ATGGATGCTGTAACATCAAATGGAGAACATGGATACGCAGCCGTCAAGCTCTGGCCCCCTAGCCAAAACACACGTCAGATGCTAGTGGACCGATTGACCAATAATATCTCAACTCCAACCAGTTTCACTCGCAAGTATGGCTGTCTCAATGAGATTGTGGCTTTAAAATATGCGAAACAAATTGAAAACTTTGCATTTGGAAGTGCAAGTAAACTTGATGAACAAGAACCTGACAGTGATGGGACTTCTGCTGTGCAGTTGTACGTCAGAGAATGTAGTAACCTGTGTTTGGAAGTTCTTAAGGGAGGTTCCAGTATCACGATGATTGAGGAACAGGACACAGTGGATTCCAAGGCTGATTGTGCTTTTCATGAAACCTTTTTTGATATTTCTAAAGGTAAGCGGGCATTTATTGAAGAAGACGAGGCACAAACACTTTTGAGTCCCTTAAAAGAGCCCAACAATTTTTATACCAGAATACGTTTCAGCAATCGAAGCTTTGGTCTTGGTGCATCCCATGTTGCTGGGCCCATCTTAGCTTCGATAAAGAATCAATTGAAGGAAGTCGATCTATCAGACTTTGTTGCTGGAAGAGCAGAGGCAGAAGCACTTGATGTTATGCAAATCTTCTCCGAAGCTCTCGAAGGTTCTCAGTTGATGTATCTTAATCTCTCAGACAATGCCTTGGGTGAGAAGGGAGTCCGGGCATTCAGTTTGCTCTTGCAGTCTCAAACTTGCTTGGAGGAACTATATTTGATAAATGATGGGATTTCAGAGGAAGCAGCACGAGCTGTTTGTGAATTGCTTCCTTCCACAGAGAAGCTCAGGGTTCTTCATTTCCACAACAATATGACCGGAGATGAAGGGGCTATTGCAATTTCTGAGATTCTGAAGCGTTGTCCTTTATTAGAGGATTTCAGATGCTCATCCACTCGTGTTGGCTCTGAAGGTGGGGTTGCGTTGGCTGAAGCACTTGCAAAATGTAATAATCTGAAGAAACTTGATATTCGGGACAACATGTTTGGCGTGGAGGTTAGTATCAAGCTGACCGAGGCTGTTAAAAATAAGGAGAATCTCACTGAGATTTATTTGAGCTACCTGAATCTTGAAGATGAAGGAGCAAGCGCCATAGCCAACGCTCTCGAAGTGACCGCTCCTTCCCTTGAGGTCTTGGAAATGGCTGGAAATGACATATCAGCCAAAGCCGCTCAAAGCTTAGCTGCTTGCATTGCTAGAAAGAAGTCTCTTGTGAAGTTGAACCTGTCAGAAAACGACCTCAAAGACAGTGGTGCACTTCTGATAAGTAAAGCATTTGGAGAAGAGCATGATAAGTTGAAGGAAGTCGATTTGAGCCAGAACTCTCTTAGAAGGGCTGCATCGAGAACATTGGCTCAGGATTTGGCTGATAAGCCAGGGTTCAAGTTACTTAATATCAATGGAAACTTCATTTCTGATGAAGGGATTGATGAACTGAAGGACATGTTTAAAAAACATCCTGATAAACTCGGCCCCTTGGATGAGAATGATCCAGAtggagaagattttgatgacggAGATGGAGATGGAGATGGTCGAGATGATCTAGAAGCGAAACTCAAAAGTCTTGACGTCAATCAAGAAGAGTGA